The Eublepharis macularius isolate TG4126 chromosome 3, MPM_Emac_v1.0, whole genome shotgun sequence genome has a window encoding:
- the LOC129326226 gene encoding uncharacterized protein LOC129326226 yields MEVNFLKQQGNDELLPDNKQYREAIGKLLYISTLTHPDIVAAVGMLRRKIELPSKRDWNAVNRLAKYLNGTMHLKLKLPTSDKLRLVGYMDADWAGDTKNRKSTSGHLFFYDNGAVSWSSRKQETLALSSTEAEYISAAEACRQLK; encoded by the coding sequence ATGGAAGTAAATTTCCTAAAGCAACAAGGAAATGATGAACTCCTGCCTGACAATAAACAGTACagggaagcaattggaaaactgctgtaCATAAGTACCCTGACGCATCCAGATATAGTAGCAGCAGTTGGTATGTTGCGCAGGAAGATTGAGTTACCAAGCAAAAGAGACTGGAATGCAGTCAACAGACTGGCAAAATACCTGAATGGGACTATGCATCTGAAACTGAAGTTGCCAACAAGTGATAAACTGAGATTGGTGGGATATATGGATGCAGATTGGGCAGGAGATACCAAgaacagaaagtctaccagtggacattTGTTCTTTTATGACAATGGAGCAGTgagctggagcagcagaaaacaagaaaCTCTGGCTCTGTCCTCAACTGAAGCTGAATATATATCAGCAGCAGAGGCATGCAGACAACTGAAGTGA